A genomic stretch from Strongyloides ratti genome assembly S_ratti_ED321, chromosome : 1 includes:
- a CDS encoding UPF0692 protein C19orf54 — protein sequence MNILSINPLLRRRIEYASNGNKCYLWFKEPKVTLQNGFPHCGLVALLMMRDSLNFPSIVNTIDLLNVAIEKGFSNKGEIFSVNWLSQIAKIFWNNLGTFDVLEKLPDEDKLIEELSSSEVVYLIPYDCGKNFEPVFNNGHNAHWSLITGFVLIENSNKNNEENINNYVSIFTSKEDINIQNFTLHVIGYQGKSRYPGVWDYKMLVQSNLQLNSCRDGGENEFKFDVNGMEDLRGKCLRVKKK from the exons atgaatattttatctataaatcCATTACTTAGAAGACGTATAGAATATGCAAGTAATGGCAATAAGTGTTATTTATGGTTTAAAGAACCAAAAGTTACATTACAAAATGGTTTTCCTca cTGTGGACTTGTTGCTTTGTTAATGATGAGAGACTCATTAAATTTTCCCTCAATTGTAAATACAATAGATCTCCTTAATGTAGCAATTGAAAAAGGTTTTAGTAATAAGGGAGAAATTTTCTCTGTTAATTGGTTATCACAAATTGCCAAAATATTTTGGAATAATTTAGGAACATTTGATGTGCTAGAAAAGTTACCTGATGAGGATAAATTAATTGAGGAACTTTCATCATCTGAAGTTGTATATCTTATACCATATGATTGtggaaaaaattttgaacctgtttttaataatggtCATAATGCTCATTGGTCTCTTATA ACTGGTTTTGTTTTGATAGAAAATTCTAACAAAAACAATGaggaaaatataaataattatgttaGTATTTTTACCTCAAAGGAAGatattaatattcaaaaCTTTACTTTGCATGTTATCGGATATCAAGGAAAAAGCAg ATATCCTGGTGTCTGGGATTACAAGATGTTAGTACAGTCTAATCTTCAATTAAATTCATGCCGTGATGGTGGTGAAAATGAATTTAAGTTTGATGTTAATGGAATGGAAGACTTGCGTGGAAAGTGCTTGCgagttaaaaagaaataa
- a CDS encoding BcDNA.GH11110, with amino-acid sequence MGKSRRSRSDSSSSGTESETGSLSDSDSNNEGEITARSISKSPRPQPTVIKRDVNNRSRKDSRQYLSKFYKERFGSHSPDEYVNLRLSNFDMKLSKDEIRRHLEEEFKDLAPFEIKVVRNPDDDRRLAYVNFTKRDSAKYVRQNMISSLQHYLGKNLFVDPAGVLRDQEGKYIPDRYNRALQAQHENRSPTRNGRKDNRNGMNRRVVGSMPTFNLKQGDSDATRTLFVGNMPADISESEIRKTFEVYGVIEDIDIKNPADTNAAYAFVLFQKLQSAIDALKNEHDKSIRPNSNKVKIGYGKSQPSSRLWVGGLGSWASIDLLLKAFEKFGIVEVIDYKEGDDIAYIKFDSQSAAFEAFSKMKGYTFDRPDTHILVDYAKEDTNRVKIHSLKKEKDSSRHDRHRRSRDHSRSRSSSRSSHRTHASTVKKEPRKRGHSISSDSSSEIPVRKKHHTKSPTDKISDLRLMSLEELQKKLAATWIGKVTIKKQEYMIKGYRIAGEEKLVQNVLRDEMGIPHLLKVTQRLPLKNRENLTDRFLNQPYNRIAVMIATEHRNTDNPLYKLREYFHEKDAAGLVTVEETGGMVYVVPPSEVSDETLRHFAPGVNFVRPGVNCLMIVIGQQETFTDGLREE; translated from the exons atgggAAAATCAAGGAGATCTAGAAGTGATTCTTCCAGTTCTGGTACTGAAAGTGAAACTGGTAGCTTAAGTGATTCTGATTCAAATAATGAAGGAGAAATTACTGCTAGAAGTATATCTAAAAg tccACGTCCTCAACCAACTGTTATAAAAAGAGATGTAAACAATAGAAGTCGAAAGGACTCCAGGCAATATTTATccaaattttataaagaacGTTTTGGATCACATTCACCTGATGAATATGTCAATCTTCGCCTTTCAAATTTTGATATGAAATTATCTAAAGATGAAATTAGAAGGCACCTTGAGGAGGAATTTAAAGACTTAGCTCCATTTGAAATTAAAGTAGTTCGTAACCCTGATGATGATCGTCGCCTTGCTTATGTTAACTTTACAAAACGAGATTCAGCTAAATATGTAAGACAAAATATGATATCAAGTTTACAGCATTACCTTGgaaaaaatctttttgttGATCCTGCTGGAGTTCTTCGTGATCAAGAAGGTAAATATATTCCAGATCGTTATAATAGAGCACTCCAAGCTCAACATGAAAATAGATCACCAACTAGAAATGGAAGAAAAGATAATAGAAATGGAATGAATAGACGTGTTGTAGGAAGTATGCctacttttaatttaaaacaagGTGATAGTGATGCAACTAGGACATTATTTGTTGGAAATATGCCAGCTGATATATCTGAAAGTGAAATAAGGAAAACTTTTGAGGTATATGGCGTTATTGAGgatattgatattaaaaatcctGCTGATACTAATGCCGCTTATGCATTTGTTCTATTTCAAAAACTTCAATCAGCAATTGAtgctttaaaaaatgaacaCGACAAAAGTATTAGACCAAATtcaaataaagttaaaattggTTATGGTAAAAGTCAACCAAGTTCACGTTTGTGGGTTGGTGGTCTAGGATCATGGGCATCAATTgacttattattaaaagcatttgaaaaatttggTATTGTAGAAGTTATTGATTATAAAGAAGGAGATGATATTgcttatattaaatttgacTCACAAAGTGCAGCATTTGAAGCATTTAGTAAGATGAAGGGATACACTTTTGATAGACCTGATACACACATCCTTGTTGATTATGCTAAAGAAGATACTAATCGCGTTAAAATTCACTCTCTTaagaaagaaaaagattCATCACGTCATGATCGTCACCGTCGTAGTAGAGATCATTCACGTTCACGTAGTTCATCCAGATCATCTCATAGAACTCATGCTAGCACTGTAAAGAAAGAACCTAGGAAACGTGGTCATTCAATTTCCTCAGATAGTAGTTCAGAAATTCCTGTACGAAAGAAGCATCATACAAAAAGTCCTACAGATAAGATTTCTGACTTACGTTTAATGTCGTTAGAAGAATTGCAGAAAAAGTTGGCGGCAACGTGGATTGGTAAagttacaattaaaaaacaggaatatatgataaaaggTTATCGTATTGCGGGAGAGGAGAAATTAGTTCAAAATGTACTCCGAGACGAAATGGGAATACCCCATTTACTTAAAGTAACACAAAGATTACCATTGAAAAATAGAGAAAATTTAACTGATAGATTTTTAAACCAACCATATAATAGAATAGCTGTTATGATTGCTACAGAACATCGTAATACAGATAATCCATTGTACAAATTACGTGAGTATTTCCATGAAAAAGATGCCGCTGGTTTAGTAACTGTTGAAGAAACAGGTGGTATGGTGTACGTTGTACCACCATCAGAAGTCTCCGATGAGACATTACGCCATTTTGCTCCTGGAGTGAACTTTGTTCGTCCAGGAGTTAATTGTTTAATGATAGTAATTGGGCAGCAAGAAACATTTACTGATGGTTTGAGAGAAGAGTAA
- a CDS encoding Niemann-Pick C1 protein — translation MRGVCGKNGKLYQNCPYSGTPLPISDKNVEKEIKNMCPHLFENGNRDLCCDKEQFNILKSQMAVPFQILQKCPSCFRNFANLWCDFACSPNQSNYINILKVESSNFSITNNSKYITSLEYFIDNNFAQTLLNSCKNVRALGTYALDTLCGRKADECTIEKWLKFLGTYNPHIGVPFTINFYVGGNYTRNNNVIIPSKTKAYHCNESIIPYGDTCACSDCPSICKNEPPFPKLSDESCKIATMDCIKAMSLTAFGALLATGMCMMVLQYVLKKTTNDNNDMKDFKATPMTSLPFIKDTNGGYLENLGYSIEQLLEGISYQIGLIAARRPLMVFSFGFIVALICSSGLLMVRFTTDPVELWSYPHSKARQQKDFFDTNFGPFYRTEQVIIYPKNQKFFLHSNVTTEVDENYYGPAFKKEFLKEAFKLQLNIMNLKVKTQNNKIISLNDICFKPMKGRQSKCAIMSIFNYFQNNINLLDIEIENDYDFYTKDYLYHIFNCIKNPYTMVSSVGLSCLADFGAPIQPYVILGDFNFTNNYESSRGLVLTFLVKNNIDEIDNLNALEWEKEFIQFLKEYNSDTIHVSFIAERSIEDEIERESKSDAFTVLISYIFMFLYVAFTLGQYQVSNNNLLYLFVSSKLLLGVAGVLIVALSVTASIGVYAFYGIPATMIILEVQPFLVLAVGVDNIFIFVQTYQRMSSFQMDEPLDIRIAKISGEVIPSMLLSSLSEVLCFFLGALSQMPAVQVFSLYAALALIFDFFLQVTCFLSLFVIDIKRQESGRPEIFCCQRLPVEPVNPESYMYSIFNKYYSPFLFSKPIRCAVIVIFFGWLCSSLAFINQIQLGLDQKMAVPEDSYVLTHFKNTDRFLSVGPPVYFIIKGYYDYSRIDLQNKLCSGIGCKSDSLGAQISKASKWNNRSYIAEPVMNWVDDYISWLKSNGQPPCCRRFKNNGTFCSASINDDKCYNCNVEFINNRPRTDLFFNYVHDFLSDNPTSECPLGGHAAYSSALKVTNSGRVSTSYFMTYHTVLKKSEDYINAMAVAKQISTNLTDMLNKDLEAHCPVEVFPYSVFYVFYENYETIVSDAIIQIIFSITGIFVVATLCLGIDPWSGMIIVVTIASILLNLIGLMYWWNIDFNAISVVNLVMSMGISVEFCSHIVRSFALSCQRRKLDRAKESLSIVGSSVLSGITLTKFGGILVLAFAHSQIFKVFYFRMFLGIVIIGAAHGLIFLPVLLSFVGPPVNRRRLLAKINDHNNSFTKNFTTSGKNREYLTGKKTTIEQDDSDTDEQYIQQVVYS, via the exons ATGCGTGGAGTATGTGGAAAAAATGGTAAATTATACCAAAATTGTCCCTATTCTGGAACACCTCTTCCTATTAGTgataaaaatgttgaaaaggaaataaaaaatatgtgtccacatttatttgaaa atggTAATAGAGATTTATGTTGTGATAAGGAACAATTTAATATACTTAAAAGTCAAATGGCTGTACCATTTCAAATTCTTCAAAAATGTCCAAGTTGTTTTAGAAATTTTGCCAATCTTTGGTGTGATTTTGCCTGTTCACCAAATCaaagtaattatattaatattcttaaagttgaatcatcaaatttttctataactAATAACtctaaatatataacttCTTTAGagtattttattgataataattttgcaCAAACACTTCTTAATTCATGTAAAAATGTTCGTGCACTAGGAACATATGCCTTAGATACATTATGTGGAAGAAAAGCAGATGAATGTACTATTGAAAAAtggttaaaatttttaggaACATATAATCCTCATATAGGTGTACcatttacaattaatttttatgttgGTGGTAATTATAcaagaaataataatgttattatacCATCAAAAACTAAAGCATATCATTGTAATGAATCAATTATTCCATATGGTGATACATGTGCCTGTTCAGATTGTCCCTCAATCTGTAAAAATGAACCACCATTTCCTAAATTATCTGATGAGTCATGTAAAATTGCTACTATGGATTGTATAAAAGCTATGTCATTAACTGCATTTGGTGCTTTATTAGCAACTGGTATGTGTATGATGGTTCTtcaatatgttttaaaaaaaacaactaatgataataatgatatgAAAGATTTTAAAGCAACTCCTATGACATCATTAccatttataaaagatacaAATGGTGGATATCTTGAAAATTTAGGATATTCTATTGAACAACTTCTTGAAGGAATAAGTTATCAAATTGGTTTAATAGCAGCACGTCGTCCTCTTATGGTATTTTCATTTGGTTTTATTGTTGCATTAATATGTTCTAGTGGATTATTAATGGTTAGATTTACAACAGATCCAGTAGAATTATGGTCATATCCACATTCAAAAGCTAGACaacaaaaagatttttttgataCTAATTTTGGACCATTTTATAGAACAGAACAAGTTATAATATATcctaaaaatcaaaaattttttcttcattcAAATGTAACAACAGAAGTagatgaaaattattatggaccagcatttaaaaaagaattctTAAAAGAGGCATTTAAActtcaattaaatataatgaatttaaaagttaaaacacaaaataataagataatATCATTGAATGACATATGTTTTAAACCAATGAAAGGAAGGCAATCAAAATGTGCTATTATgagtatatttaattattttcaaaataatattaatttattagatATAGAAATTGAGAATGATTATGACTTTTATACAAAAGATTAtctttatcatatttttaattgtattaaaaatccATATACTATGGTATCGAGTGTTGGATTAAGTTGTCTGGCTGATTTTGGTGCCCCAATTCAACCATATGTTATTTTGGgtgattttaattttacaaataattatgaATCATCAAGAGGACttgttttaacatttttagttaaaaataatattgatgaaattgataatttaaatgcTTTAGAATGggaaaaagaatttattcaatttttaaaagaatataatagTGATACAATTCATGTATCATTTATAGCAGAAAGATCTATTGAAGATGAAATTGAAAGAGAATCAAAATCAGATGCATTTACAGTATTgatatcatatatttttatgtttttatatgTTGCATTTACTTTAGGACAATATCAagtatcaaataataatttattatatttatttgtttcatCAAAACTTTTACTTGGTGTTGCAGGAGTACTTATTGTGGCATTATCAGTAACAGCATCAATAGGTGTTTATGCATTTTATGGAATACCAGCAACAATGATAATTCTTGAAGTTCAACCTTTTCTTGTTTTAGCTGTTGGtgttgataatatttttatttttgtacaAACATATCAAAGAATGTCATCATTTCAGATGGATGAACCATTAGATATAAGAATAGCTAAAATTTCTGGTGAAGTTATACCATCAATGTTATTATCATCTCTCTCCGAGGTTCTTTGTTTCTTTCTTGGAGCATTATCACAAATGCCTGCTGTTCAagttttttcattatatgcTGCATTAGctttaatatttgattttttccTTCAAGTTACATGTTTCTTAAGTTTATTtgttattgatataaaaaggCAAGAAAGTGGTAGACcagaaatattttgttgtCAAAGACTTCCTGTTGAACCTGTTAATCCAGAAAGTTATATgtattctatttttaataaatattatagtccatttttattttctaaaccTATTAGATGTGCtgttattgttatattttttggaTGGTTATGTAGTTCATTAGCTTTTATCAATCAAATACAATTAGGTCTTGATCAAAAAATGGCTGTACCAGAAGATTCTTATGTTTTAacacattttaaaaatactgaTAGATTTTTAAGTGTTGGACCAcctgtatattttattattaaaggaTATTATGATTATAGTCGAATtgatttacaaaataaattatgttcTGGTATTGGTTGTAAAAGTGATTCACTTGGAGCACAAATATCTAAAGCATCTAAATGGAATAATCGTAGTTATATTGCTGAACCAGTAATGAATTGGGTTGATGATTATATATCATGGTTAAAATCAAATGGTCAACCACCTTGTTGTagaagatttaaaaataatggtaCATTTTGTTCTGCATCTATAAATGAtgataaatgttataattgtaatgttgaatttattaataatagacCAAGAACAGatttattctttaattatGTACATGATTTTTTGTCAGATAATCCAACATCAGAATGTCCATTAGGTGGGCATGCAGCATACTCATCAGCATTAAAAGTTACCAATTCAGGGAGAGTCTCAACCTCCTATTTTATGACATATCATacagttttaaaaaaatctgaAGATTATATTAATGCTATGGCTGTAGCTAAACAAATATCAACCAATTTGACAGATATGTTAAATAAAGATCTTGAAGCACATTGTCCAGTAGAAGTATTTCCATATAGTgtattttatgtattttatgaaaattatgAAACAATTGTTTCTGATGCaattattcaaataatattttcaataacagGAATTTTTGTTGTTGCTACATTATGTCTTGGAATAGATCCATGGTCTGGAATGATTATTGTTGTAACAATAGcatcaatattattaaatttaataggATTAATGTATTGGTGGAATATTGATTTTAATGCTATATCAGTTGTTAATTTAGTTATGAGTATGGGAATATCAGTTGAATTTTGTTCACATATTGTTAGATCATTTGCTTTAAGTTGCCAAAGAAGAAAATTAGATAGGGCCAAAGAAAGTTTAAGTATTGTTGGAAGTAGTGTTTTAAGTGGTATTACTTTAACTAAATTTGGTGGTATTCTTGTTTTAGCATTTGCTCATagtcaaatttttaaagttttttactTTAGAATGTTTTTGGGTATTGTAATTATTGGTGCTGCTCATGGTTTGATATTTTTACCTGTTTTATTAAGTTTTGTCG gACCACCAGTGAATCGTAGAAGATTACTAGCCAAAATAAATGATCACAATAAttcttttacaaaaaattttactacaTCAGGAAAAAACAGAGAATATTTGACAGGAAAGAAAACAACAATTGAACAAGATGATTCAGATACTGATGAACAGTACATTCAACAAGTTGTTTATAGTTGa
- a CDS encoding NADH dehydrogenase [ubiquinone] 1 beta subcomplex subunit 8 family-containing protein — MSQLTKVFVRNFHFTLANARGPLKFDGWFPRDHKPGPYPKTDEERRIAAMKYGLRPEDYKPISPSDVMDHSGDYPDLGTITFAHKDPYEAWTDRLNRRNWGEAVPMNSIRYRGDRITFTGLEEEDFKTWNAILMTLRVVLPMILLSYYFTQDDPNILRWKNPAMPKQYPYDFYRAFPFEDPKNYPIVNYTFEPAE, encoded by the exons ATGTCTCAACTGACGAAAGTTTTTGTTCGTAACTTTCATTTTACACTTGCTAATG CTCGTGGACCATTAAAATTTGACGGTTGGTTTCCTCGTGATCACAAACCAGGTCCTTATCCTAAAACTGATGAAGAGAGACGTATTGCAGCAATGAAATATGGTTTAAGACCAGAAGATTACAA acCAATTTCTCCATCAGATGTAATGGATCATTCTGGTGACTATCCAGATCTTGGTACAATTACTTTTGCTCACAAAGATCCATATGAAGCATGGACAGATAGATTAAATCGTAGAAATTGGGGCGAAGCAGTTCCAATGAATTCAATAAGATACCGTGGAGATAGAATAACTTTTACTGGTCTCGAAGAAGAAGACTTTAAAACGTGGAATGCTATTTTGATGACGCTGCGTGTTGTGCTTCCAATGATTTTACTATCATACTACTTTACTCAAGATGACCCTAATATTCTTAGATGGAAAAACCCTGCTATGCCAAAACAATATCCTTATGATTTTTATAGAGCTTTTCCATTTGAGGATCCTAAAAATTATCCAATTGTTAATTATACATTTGAGCCAGCTGAATAG